A single region of the Methanothermobacter sp. K4 genome encodes:
- a CDS encoding B12-binding domain-containing protein has product MGVNVSRESLVSAVYDDLKGKGLVSPEDKELCIQDINYHLDYLEEAIRNTSPELFEDYVLWADVLLRNLGLPEECLRGSLKSIEKVMMESLDDETASLASGYISGSLRKLEMEHKPPSYIRDQPLRDLAERYLELVLNTEAKKARDLIISSLESGVNVEDIYLHVFEPVQHEIGRLWQTNQISVAHEHYATSVTQMIMSELYPYIYRASDRKNLRLVAACVNNELHEIGIRMVSDFFEINGWDSVYLGANTPPEDCRKIVDELKPDLVAVSATMTFNVGHVRSLIELFGELDDAPPIMVGGYPFNVDTDLWRKVGADLHAASASSAVRVAEEFLGIEL; this is encoded by the coding sequence TTGGGGGTCAATGTTTCAAGGGAATCCCTTGTATCCGCGGTATATGACGATCTTAAGGGTAAGGGGCTTGTAAGCCCCGAAGATAAGGAGCTGTGCATACAGGACATAAATTACCATCTGGACTACCTGGAGGAGGCAATCAGAAATACAAGTCCAGAACTCTTCGAGGACTACGTCCTCTGGGCCGATGTACTTCTCAGGAACCTCGGGCTTCCTGAAGAGTGCCTCAGGGGTTCGCTTAAAAGTATAGAAAAGGTGATGATGGAAAGTCTAGACGATGAAACCGCTTCCCTTGCTTCCGGTTACATCTCAGGGTCCCTAAGGAAACTTGAAATGGAACATAAACCGCCAAGCTACATCAGGGATCAGCCACTGAGGGACCTTGCAGAGAGGTACCTTGAACTTGTTCTGAATACAGAGGCAAAAAAGGCCCGGGACCTCATAATCTCATCCCTAGAGTCCGGTGTGAATGTTGAGGATATATACCTCCATGTTTTTGAGCCGGTCCAGCATGAAATCGGCAGGCTGTGGCAGACCAACCAGATATCGGTTGCCCATGAACACTATGCAACATCAGTGACACAGATGATAATGTCAGAACTCTACCCATACATATACCGGGCATCAGACCGGAAAAACCTCAGGCTTGTTGCTGCATGTGTTAACAATGAACTGCATGAGATAGGAATAAGGATGGTCAGTGATTTCTTTGAAATCAATGGCTGGGATTCCGTTTACCTCGGGGCTAACACCCCACCAGAGGATTGCAGGAAAATCGTGGATGAGCTGAAACCTGACCTTGTTGCTGTATCAGCCACCATGACCTTCAATGTTGGACATGTGAGGAGTCTCATAGAACTATTTGGAGAGCTGGATGATGCTCCACCCATAATGGTGGGGGGCTACCCATTCAATGTGGACACTGACCTCTGGAGAAAGGTTGGCGCCGACCTGCACGCTGCCAGTGCCTCCAGCGCTGTGAGGGTGGCTGAAGAATTCCTGGGAATAGAACTATAG
- a CDS encoding energy-coupling factor ABC transporter substrate-binding protein, producing MDKRHIIMLIAVAVIAIAPLVIYSGLGEDEGYFGGADDSAGEAISETGYKPWFQPIWEPPSGEIESLLFALQAAIGALIIGYVFGYYRGRGESPE from the coding sequence ATGGATAAAAGACACATTATAATGCTCATTGCAGTTGCGGTGATTGCCATAGCACCCCTTGTAATCTACAGCGGACTTGGAGAGGATGAGGGTTACTTTGGAGGGGCAGATGACAGTGCCGGCGAGGCAATATCCGAAACAGGGTATAAACCCTGGTTCCAGCCCATATGGGAGCCACCAAGTGGTGAGATAGAGAGCCTGCTATTTGCGCTCCAGGCCGCCATAGGCGCCCTCATAATAGGATACGTTTTTGGCTACTACCGTGGAAGGGGCGAATCCCCCGAATGA
- a CDS encoding glycosyltransferase family 2 protein: MPMIPGNVTVVVPAYNEERTIDDVLKALLERGYRVLVVDDGSRDSTPEILKRISSTNDRVSVYTHVINRGLGAALRTGLRAALKEGADYVVTFDADGQHDPDDIERVLKPLLEGSADVVIGRRDFADMPISRNLGNTIMNLLTLIFYGCRVSDSQSGLRAFTSRAASLIDIKSRGYGVSSEIIGEISRNDLRMREVTIRTIYTPETIAKGTSTSVGIRILLRLLLNIFRKI; this comes from the coding sequence ATGCCAATGATACCAGGAAATGTCACCGTGGTTGTGCCGGCCTATAATGAGGAGAGGACCATAGATGATGTCCTGAAGGCCCTCCTTGAAAGGGGCTACAGGGTTCTGGTGGTTGACGACGGCTCAAGGGACTCGACGCCAGAGATACTCAAAAGGATATCCTCCACGAATGACAGGGTATCCGTCTATACCCACGTCATAAACAGGGGCCTCGGGGCGGCCCTCAGGACGGGTCTCAGGGCTGCCCTGAAGGAGGGTGCAGACTATGTGGTGACCTTCGATGCCGATGGGCAGCATGACCCCGACGACATTGAAAGGGTCTTAAAACCCCTCCTGGAGGGTTCTGCAGATGTGGTTATTGGAAGGAGAGATTTCGCGGACATGCCCATCTCAAGGAACCTTGGGAACACCATAATGAACCTCCTCACCCTGATCTTCTATGGGTGCAGGGTCTCGGATTCCCAGTCTGGTCTCAGGGCATTCACATCCAGGGCAGCATCACTTATTGATATAAAAAGCAGGGGCTACGGTGTTTCGTCAGAGATCATAGGGGAGATCAGCAGGAATGACCTCAGAATGCGCGAGGTTACAATAAGGACAATATATACGCCTGAAACAATTGCCAAGGGAACAAGCACATCGGTGGGTATAAGGATACTCCTGAGGCTTCTTCTCAATATATTCCGAAAGATTTAG
- a CDS encoding ATP-binding cassette domain-containing protein, giving the protein MKIIEAVDIRYTYPDGTEALKGINFHARRGEVVALLGPNGAGKSTLFLHFNGILQPTSGKVLVDGREIDYSKSGLIEVRQKVGIVFQNPDDQLFAPRVDEDVAFGPLNLGLPDDEVEERVKDALRKVGMSGYEDRPPHHLSGGEKKRVAIAGILAMKPDIMILDEPTSGLDPRGASQILRLLHELNEEGMTIIISTHDVDLAPLYSDRIYIISGGEIISEGTPGDVFSDIDTIRGANLRLPRIAHLVEILQKEDDLPFGEPYPLTIGEARRKLRDQLK; this is encoded by the coding sequence ATGAAGATTATTGAGGCAGTAGATATCAGGTACACCTACCCGGATGGCACCGAGGCACTGAAGGGTATAAATTTCCATGCCAGGAGGGGTGAGGTGGTGGCCCTTCTTGGCCCCAACGGGGCAGGAAAGTCCACACTCTTCCTTCACTTCAACGGCATACTGCAGCCAACCAGCGGGAAAGTACTGGTAGATGGCAGAGAAATCGACTACAGCAAATCAGGACTCATAGAAGTCAGGCAGAAGGTTGGAATTGTGTTCCAGAACCCTGATGACCAGCTGTTCGCACCGAGGGTTGACGAGGACGTTGCATTTGGACCCCTCAACCTGGGACTCCCTGATGATGAGGTTGAGGAGAGGGTTAAGGACGCCCTGCGGAAGGTGGGAATGTCAGGCTACGAGGACAGGCCCCCACATCACCTCAGCGGCGGTGAGAAGAAGAGGGTTGCAATAGCAGGGATACTCGCCATGAAACCTGATATAATGATACTGGACGAGCCAACCTCCGGCCTTGACCCCAGGGGGGCATCGCAGATACTGAGACTCCTCCATGAGCTGAATGAGGAGGGCATGACCATAATCATATCCACCCATGATGTTGACCTGGCACCCCTCTACTCTGACAGGATATACATAATAAGTGGGGGAGAGATAATAAGTGAGGGAACACCGGGAGATGTTTTCTCAGATATAGATACCATAAGGGGCGCCAACCTCCGCCTTCCAAGGATAGCACACCTTGTGGAGATACTTCAGAAGGAGGATGATTTACCATTCGGGGAACCATACCCCCTCACAATCGGGGAGGCCAGGAGAAAACTCCGCGATCAGCTGAAATAG
- the cbiM gene encoding cobalt ECF transporter S component CbiM: MHIMEGFLPPEWCLFWYLLSAPVIVYGLIKIIRISEERPEAKPLLAVSGAFMFVLSSLKLPSVTGSCSHPTGNGLGAVLFGPAVTSVMALIVLIFQALLLAHGGITTLGANVFSMGIIGPLCAWGIYRITRSAIPSSASVFLAAFLGDLMTYVTTSVQLAVAFPKPGFMEALVKFMVIFAYTQLPLAVAEGLLTVVIFENILKLKPDIMEKLQVIGKPAVEG; the protein is encoded by the coding sequence TTGCATATCATGGAAGGATTTCTGCCACCCGAGTGGTGTCTCTTCTGGTATCTTCTATCGGCACCTGTCATAGTTTATGGTTTAATAAAGATAATAAGGATTTCAGAGGAGAGGCCCGAGGCAAAACCGCTTCTTGCAGTTAGCGGGGCATTCATGTTTGTTCTATCATCCCTTAAACTTCCATCTGTAACTGGTAGCTGTTCACACCCCACAGGTAATGGGCTTGGGGCCGTACTCTTCGGCCCTGCAGTCACATCTGTCATGGCACTCATTGTTCTAATATTCCAGGCACTGCTCCTTGCCCATGGTGGCATAACAACCCTGGGGGCAAACGTGTTCTCCATGGGTATCATTGGTCCGCTCTGCGCCTGGGGAATCTACAGGATCACAAGGTCAGCGATACCATCATCTGCTTCGGTGTTCCTCGCAGCGTTTCTGGGGGACCTGATGACATATGTGACAACATCAGTCCAGCTTGCGGTTGCATTCCCTAAACCAGGGTTCATGGAAGCCCTTGTGAAGTTCATGGTGATATTCGCCTACACCCAGCTTCCACTGGCGGTTGCTGAGGGCCTTCTCACCGTGGTGATATTTGAGAACATCCTCAAGCTCAAACCGGATATAATGGAAAAACTTCAGGTTATAGGAAAACCTGCTGTGGAGGGTTAA
- the cbiQ gene encoding cobalt ECF transporter T component CbiQ, whose protein sequence is MNISVDHYAHTNGLRNMSTGFKMSLAIITMIISVLSPNPVIPLIITFLMTLLILFAADIPASYYLRFAAIPVGFGVLTLVLMALFFGVNPLVTFMGLTVYSDGLQTGILVFSRILGGFSCLAFLALTTPLNEVFHELGRLGLPAAFIEIALLMYRSIFVFIEEASVMYHAQDSRLGYSGIRNSYRSMGLLAGNLFIRSWLRGETVYRSMEARCYQGTMPSIRRQSIGTREAVMIALFDGLLLVGLLFTSKGGIF, encoded by the coding sequence ATGAACATATCTGTTGACCACTATGCACATACCAATGGCCTCAGAAACATGAGCACCGGCTTTAAGATGAGCCTGGCCATTATCACGATGATAATATCAGTCCTCTCACCAAATCCAGTCATACCACTCATAATCACATTTTTAATGACACTCCTGATTCTCTTTGCAGCGGATATACCTGCCTCATACTACCTGCGGTTTGCTGCCATCCCTGTGGGATTCGGTGTTCTGACACTCGTGCTCATGGCGCTGTTCTTTGGTGTGAACCCCCTTGTAACATTCATGGGCCTCACGGTCTACAGTGACGGCCTGCAGACGGGTATTCTTGTATTTTCAAGGATACTCGGCGGTTTTTCTTGCCTTGCCTTTCTTGCACTCACAACACCCCTCAATGAGGTCTTCCATGAACTTGGAAGGCTGGGTCTTCCGGCGGCTTTCATTGAAATAGCCCTCCTCATGTACAGGTCCATATTTGTTTTCATTGAGGAGGCATCGGTGATGTATCATGCCCAGGATTCAAGGCTCGGCTACAGCGGTATTAGAAATTCCTACAGGTCCATGGGGCTCCTTGCAGGTAACCTCTTTATAAGGTCCTGGCTGAGGGGTGAGACCGTGTACCGTTCCATGGAGGCGAGGTGCTATCAGGGGACCATGCCATCCATCAGAAGGCAATCCATCGGAACCCGTGAAGCGGTCATGATAGCATTATTTGATGGTTTACTTTTAGTGGGGCTTCTTTTCACATCAAAGGGTGGCATCTTCTAA
- a CDS encoding NUDIX domain-containing protein, with translation MVGSVYILAVRAFIEDDNGRVLIIKRSENSKTNPSTWELPGGKIGTGESIEEALKREVREETGLEITPSEVMGVVEQKFPIINAVHIIIRCRASGNVKLSHEHEGFAWVEPDGLPRYRLADWLADFLKDIKVERNDEGFSLRDILGFIRRS, from the coding sequence ATGGTGGGAAGTGTTTATATACTGGCGGTTAGGGCATTCATTGAGGATGATAACGGAAGGGTCCTGATAATCAAAAGATCGGAAAATTCAAAGACCAACCCATCCACATGGGAGCTTCCCGGTGGGAAGATAGGTACCGGCGAGTCCATTGAGGAGGCCCTTAAAAGGGAGGTCAGGGAGGAAACAGGTCTTGAAATCACCCCCAGCGAGGTCATGGGGGTCGTTGAACAGAAATTCCCGATAATAAACGCTGTTCATATAATAATCAGGTGCAGGGCCTCTGGTAATGTGAAGCTGAGCCACGAACATGAGGGCTTTGCATGGGTTGAACCTGATGGTCTCCCAAGGTACAGACTTGCAGACTGGCTCGCAGACTTTTTGAAAGATATAAAGGTAGAAAGAAATGATGAAGGGTTCAGTTTAAGGGATATTCTTGGATTCATAAGAAGGTCATGA
- a CDS encoding flavodoxin family protein yields the protein MVKVIGICGSPRKNGNTEILLREALEAAAREGAETELVRLAGRDINPCRACDSCKTKGECDIDDDLNEVIELAAEADGIIIGSPVYFGSVTAQTKMFMDRTRPLRSNFRLSDKVGGAVTVGGSRNGGQETACGDIHNFFLIHEAVVVGDAAPTAHYGGTGVGGAKGDSADDTAGIDTARNTGRRVASLAMKIHG from the coding sequence ATGGTTAAGGTTATTGGAATCTGTGGAAGTCCAAGAAAAAATGGTAACACTGAGATCCTGCTCAGGGAGGCCCTTGAGGCCGCTGCCCGTGAGGGTGCCGAAACCGAGCTTGTGAGGCTCGCAGGCAGGGACATAAACCCCTGCAGGGCCTGTGACTCATGTAAGACTAAAGGGGAATGTGATATCGACGATGACCTCAATGAGGTGATTGAGCTCGCAGCAGAGGCTGATGGGATAATAATCGGGAGCCCGGTGTACTTTGGCTCTGTAACAGCCCAGACCAAGATGTTCATGGACAGGACAAGGCCCCTCAGGAGCAATTTCAGATTATCAGATAAGGTTGGAGGGGCAGTAACCGTCGGGGGCTCAAGGAACGGTGGCCAGGAGACAGCATGCGGTGACATACACAACTTCTTCCTGATACACGAGGCTGTGGTTGTGGGTGATGCGGCACCAACAGCCCACTATGGGGGTACAGGTGTCGGAGGTGCAAAGGGGGACTCTGCAGATGATACTGCAGGTATTGATACGGCCAGGAACACTGGAAGAAGGGTAGCGTCCCTTGCAATGAAGATTCATGGTTAA
- a CDS encoding TIGR04165 family Cys-rich peptide, which translates to MRVEDLKKPCPECGEVDKDVSTVKYPQNKEKLKEAGIPEDQEIVGAIKCSKCGYVFEYCEGGKCSIEVKKVSLD; encoded by the coding sequence ATGAGGGTCGAGGATTTAAAAAAGCCATGCCCCGAGTGTGGCGAGGTGGATAAGGACGTATCAACGGTTAAATACCCCCAGAACAAGGAAAAACTGAAAGAGGCCGGAATACCTGAGGACCAGGAGATAGTCGGGGCCATAAAATGCAGTAAATGTGGATATGTATTTGAGTACTGTGAAGGAGGAAAGTGCAGTATAGAGGTTAAGAAGGTTTCACTTGATTAG
- the pyrF gene encoding orotidine-5'-phosphate decarboxylase has translation MKIKNRLILAMDLMDPGEALRVTGEVAEYIDTVKIGYPLVLSAGIEVIGDFRENFGCRVIADFKVADIPETNEKICRATFRAGADAMIVHGFTGADSVRACLKVADEMKRDVFLLTEMSHPGAEMFIQEAADRIAEMGVELGVKNYVGPSTRIERLSRLREIIGPEALIISPGVGAQGGDPSETLKFADAVIVGRSIYLAEDPSAAAGEILDSIKGK, from the coding sequence ATGAAAATCAAAAACAGACTCATCCTTGCAATGGACCTCATGGACCCCGGTGAAGCCCTCAGGGTCACTGGAGAGGTCGCTGAATACATTGACACGGTTAAGATAGGGTACCCCCTGGTACTCTCAGCCGGTATTGAGGTTATCGGGGACTTCAGGGAGAACTTTGGCTGCAGGGTGATAGCCGATTTCAAGGTGGCGGATATACCTGAAACCAATGAGAAGATATGCAGGGCCACCTTCAGGGCAGGAGCCGATGCGATGATAGTCCATGGATTCACAGGTGCAGATAGTGTAAGGGCATGCCTAAAGGTTGCAGATGAAATGAAAAGAGACGTTTTCCTGCTGACGGAAATGTCACATCCAGGTGCAGAGATGTTCATACAGGAAGCCGCAGATAGAATAGCAGAGATGGGCGTTGAACTCGGCGTCAAAAACTATGTGGGCCCCTCAACAAGGATAGAGAGGCTTTCAAGACTCAGGGAGATCATCGGCCCCGAAGCACTCATCATATCCCCAGGCGTGGGTGCCCAGGGCGGAGACCCCTCTGAAACACTGAAATTTGCAGATGCTGTGATCGTTGGAAGGTCAATATACCTTGCAGAGGACCCCTCTGCCGCTGCAGGTGAGATTCTGGATTCAATAAAAGGTAAATAA
- the ribC gene encoding riboflavin synthase produces MKVGICDTTFARYDMGGAAIDELKKHATGIKIIRRTVPGIKDLPVACKKLIEEEGCEMVMALGMPGPEEKDKVCAHEASTGLIQAQLMTNTHILEVFVHEDEEDDPEDLKVLADNRAREHAQNLIMMLFRPERLTRDAGMGMREGKPDVGPL; encoded by the coding sequence ATAAAGGTCGGGATCTGTGACACAACCTTTGCAAGGTACGACATGGGTGGTGCGGCCATCGATGAACTTAAAAAGCACGCCACAGGTATAAAGATCATAAGGAGAACGGTCCCGGGGATAAAGGATCTTCCGGTGGCCTGCAAAAAATTAATCGAGGAGGAGGGCTGTGAAATGGTCATGGCCCTCGGAATGCCAGGTCCAGAGGAGAAGGATAAGGTATGTGCCCATGAGGCATCCACTGGCCTCATACAGGCCCAGCTTATGACAAACACCCATATACTTGAGGTATTTGTCCATGAGGATGAGGAGGATGACCCTGAGGACCTGAAGGTTCTTGCAGATAACAGGGCAAGGGAACATGCCCAGAACCTCATCATGATGCTCTTCAGGCCAGAGAGGCTGACACGGGATGCTGGGATGGGTATGCGTGAGGGCAAACCGGATGTGGGGCCCCTCTAA
- a CDS encoding deoxyhypusine synthase, giving the protein MNIKPDMKAGDLIREMGRSGVLGAGRVHRAAGLLREMINDSEMGLFMSVAGPLVPGGMRRIIRDLIDQKVISALITSGANLTHDLIEAFGGAHYREYGFDDERLHEEGIGRIGDIYTRSEDFEVFEARMQDIFSSIFKSKPHISIQELIDDIGAHLKDEMSIIRTAHMRGVPIYAPGIIDSMLGLQLWMYTQDNRVCLDAVRDMHSLSDLVFSHERIGAVILGGGLPKHYTLASTLLRGGVDAAIQITMDRSETGSLSGAPLEEAKSWAKAQAGSNLVTVVGDATALFPLILSAALSDGVDGGLRSFYD; this is encoded by the coding sequence ATGAATATAAAACCTGACATGAAGGCAGGGGACCTTATAAGGGAGATGGGTCGTTCAGGGGTCCTTGGAGCAGGCAGGGTCCACAGGGCAGCAGGGCTGCTCCGTGAAATGATTAATGACAGTGAAATGGGATTATTCATGAGTGTGGCGGGACCACTGGTCCCTGGAGGGATGAGGAGGATCATAAGGGATCTCATAGATCAGAAGGTTATATCGGCACTAATAACAAGCGGGGCTAACCTTACACATGACCTCATTGAGGCCTTTGGAGGGGCCCATTACAGGGAATATGGATTCGATGATGAAAGGCTTCATGAGGAGGGGATAGGTCGTATAGGTGACATATACACAAGGTCAGAGGACTTTGAGGTCTTTGAAGCCAGGATGCAGGACATCTTCTCATCCATATTCAAATCAAAACCCCATATTTCAATTCAGGAACTCATTGACGATATAGGGGCTCATCTGAAGGATGAAATGTCCATCATAAGAACGGCACACATGAGGGGTGTTCCCATCTATGCCCCGGGTATCATTGACAGCATGCTTGGCCTCCAGCTCTGGATGTACACACAGGACAACAGGGTATGCCTCGATGCTGTGAGGGATATGCACAGCCTCTCTGACCTTGTATTCAGCCATGAGAGGATAGGGGCTGTTATACTTGGAGGGGGGCTTCCAAAGCATTACACACTCGCATCCACCCTACTCAGGGGTGGCGTGGATGCCGCGATTCAGATAACCATGGATCGAAGTGAAACTGGAAGCCTCAGCGGCGCCCCCCTTGAGGAGGCCAAATCATGGGCCAAGGCACAGGCGGGTTCGAATCTTGTAACGGTGGTTGGGGATGCAACAGCCCTGTTTCCACTTATACTTTCAGCTGCACTCTCTGACGGGGTTGATGGAGGTCTGAGGTCTTTTTATGATTGA
- a CDS encoding sensor histidine kinase produces the protein MDDNGPEGVFLILRKDGLIEEIIDHGSGIPLSVESFVDLMDRGSQAKASLFIQEINDKGAAYNWEMNLKNLKTYHFSGFMADERIYAVGAARKEDMIKIYRLVDTELPETPGMGPSAGEDVREELFDELTRLNNQLSAARRELLKKNMELERALKEKEMLLREINHRVKNNLMIISSILNIQSRYVKDRDDLMLFREAQSKARAMAMLHERLYTSGKHRRVEFGEYLRGLVRDLYQTFLSDPGRIALETEIDEAELDINTVVPLALIVNELFTNAIKHAFPEGRKGKIRVSFKKGGESYILEVEDDGVGLPENFDLYTTSSMGMQLVRSLTDQINGNLKVESEGGTRFSVEFRDWK, from the coding sequence ATGGATGATAATGGACCTGAGGGTGTTTTCCTTATCCTGAGGAAAGATGGACTCATCGAGGAAATAATAGACCATGGTTCTGGCATACCCCTGAGCGTAGAATCCTTCGTTGATCTTATGGATAGGGGTAGCCAGGCAAAGGCCTCCCTTTTTATACAGGAAATCAATGATAAGGGGGCTGCATATAACTGGGAAATGAATTTAAAGAACCTTAAAACCTACCATTTTTCAGGTTTTATGGCTGATGAAAGGATCTATGCTGTTGGCGCAGCCAGAAAGGAGGATATGATAAAAATCTACCGCCTTGTTGATACTGAGCTGCCTGAAACACCAGGAATGGGTCCATCTGCTGGTGAGGATGTGAGAGAAGAACTTTTTGATGAACTCACAAGGCTCAACAACCAGCTTTCTGCAGCCAGAAGAGAACTTCTAAAGAAGAACATGGAACTGGAGAGAGCCCTCAAGGAAAAGGAGATGCTCCTCCGGGAGATAAACCACAGGGTCAAGAACAACCTCATGATAATCTCAAGCATCCTCAATATCCAGTCAAGGTATGTGAAGGACAGGGATGATCTAATGCTCTTCAGGGAGGCCCAGTCAAAGGCCAGGGCAATGGCCATGCTTCATGAGCGGCTTTACACTTCAGGTAAACACAGGAGGGTCGAATTTGGTGAATACCTGAGGGGACTTGTGAGGGACCTCTACCAGACATTCCTATCGGATCCGGGCCGCATAGCCCTTGAGACAGAGATAGATGAAGCTGAACTCGATATAAATACTGTCGTCCCCCTGGCACTCATTGTAAATGAACTCTTCACAAATGCAATCAAACACGCATTTCCTGAGGGAAGGAAAGGTAAAATAAGGGTTTCGTTTAAAAAAGGAGGTGAGAGTTATATTCTTGAGGTGGAAGATGACGGCGTAGGTCTTCCAGAGAACTTTGACCTCTACACCACATCCAGCATGGGTATGCAGCTTGTAAGAAGCCTTACTGACCAGATAAATGGTAACCTCAAAGTTGAATCAGAGGGTGGGACCCGTTTCTCGGTTGAGTTCAGGGACTGGAAGTAG
- a CDS encoding CBS domain-containing protein yields MLTSVQKEILQTLINLYRNSNGKSIKGEEIAAIMNRNPGTIRNQMQSLRSLGLVKGVPGPRGGYKPTIKAYHQLNISSTGRETAVPIYRDGERIDDLSVAKIEFTSIPDPGECEAAIKLVGSIRKLDLGDHVRIGPTPVNKLVVDGVVVGRDDMDNIILLDTTAIRSIPKRTVEEVATHDLITLTPDVSVKDAAVKLSSLGIEGAPIVEDDEVKGIVTLSDITASIAEGTENMPVSEIMSKNIITVKPEMMISDAIEIMNRHNIGRLIVTDSEGKLEGIITRTDILDSIAGLD; encoded by the coding sequence ATGCTTACCTCTGTTCAGAAGGAAATACTCCAGACGCTCATCAACCTCTACAGAAATTCAAACGGCAAATCCATCAAGGGTGAGGAAATAGCAGCCATAATGAACCGAAATCCGGGCACCATAAGAAACCAGATGCAGTCCCTTAGAAGTCTGGGACTTGTGAAGGGAGTCCCCGGACCGCGCGGGGGATACAAGCCAACCATAAAGGCATATCATCAGCTGAACATATCATCAACAGGGAGGGAAACCGCCGTCCCCATCTACAGGGACGGTGAGAGAATCGATGACCTTTCTGTTGCAAAGATAGAGTTCACAAGCATCCCTGATCCGGGGGAGTGTGAGGCCGCAATAAAACTGGTTGGCAGCATAAGGAAACTTGACCTGGGTGATCATGTGCGGATAGGCCCAACACCGGTTAACAAACTAGTTGTTGACGGGGTTGTTGTGGGAAGGGATGATATGGATAACATAATCCTCCTGGACACCACCGCCATAAGGAGCATACCCAAGAGGACGGTTGAGGAGGTTGCAACCCATGACCTCATAACTCTCACCCCTGACGTTAGTGTGAAGGATGCCGCGGTTAAACTATCATCACTGGGAATCGAGGGTGCCCCGATAGTGGAGGACGATGAGGTGAAGGGCATAGTGACCCTCAGCGACATAACAGCATCCATAGCAGAGGGTACCGAGAATATGCCGGTTTCAGAGATCATGTCAAAAAATATAATAACGGTTAAACCTGAAATGATGATCTCTGATGCGATAGAAATCATGAACAGACACAATATAGGAAGACTGATTGTTACAGACAGCGAGGGTAAACTGGAAGGTATAATAACCCGTACAGATATCCTTGACAGTATAGCGGGTCTCGATTGA
- a CDS encoding DUF2304 domain-containing protein, which produces MIYQVLGILIGIAGILISVLRFRDSRTSPGGLILWLILWVSVIFFSLIPSFSTEIANILGIGRGLDFLLIIGILGAYYLLFRIYLMVDRLQQEITELVHEIALRGDDE; this is translated from the coding sequence ATGATATACCAGGTTCTGGGAATTTTAATTGGAATTGCAGGGATACTGATCTCCGTTCTGAGGTTCAGGGATTCCAGGACGTCCCCTGGCGGCCTCATACTGTGGCTGATACTCTGGGTTTCCGTCATATTCTTCTCACTGATACCCTCCTTTTCGACTGAAATCGCGAACATCCTTGGAATAGGTAGGGGTCTTGATTTTCTCCTCATAATAGGCATACTTGGGGCTTACTACCTGCTCTTCAGGATATACCTGATGGTGGACAGGCTACAGCAGGAGATAACAGAGCTTGTACATGAGATTGCACTTAGAGGGGATGATGAGTAG